A window of the Azospirillum formosense genome harbors these coding sequences:
- a CDS encoding SDR family NAD(P)-dependent oxidoreductase: MQLTGNTIVITGATSGIGRGLAEAFHKLGNQVIIAGRRKGLLDEVTAANPGMTAVELDIADPASIKAAAERLIAENPTLNVLINNAGIMPFDDASGPMDDAQAQAILATNLLGPIRMTSALIEHLKAQPRAVIVNNTSVLAFTPLASTAVYSASKAALHSYTLSQRFMLRDTSVTVQEIAPPWVNTDLIRKGDDPRAMPLDAFIEQTMAALATDAEEAIVESARPMRDNAGPNEHALVMGFNSYIAENPIPV; encoded by the coding sequence ATGCAACTCACCGGCAACACCATCGTCATCACCGGCGCAACCTCCGGCATCGGCCGCGGGCTGGCCGAGGCCTTCCACAAGTTGGGCAATCAGGTCATCATCGCTGGCCGGCGCAAAGGCCTTCTCGATGAGGTGACCGCCGCCAACCCCGGCATGACGGCCGTCGAGCTGGACATCGCCGACCCAGCCAGCATCAAGGCCGCGGCCGAGCGGCTGATCGCCGAGAACCCGACGTTGAACGTGCTGATCAACAACGCCGGCATCATGCCGTTCGACGACGCCTCCGGCCCCATGGACGACGCACAGGCGCAGGCGATCCTCGCCACCAACCTCCTCGGCCCGATCCGCATGACCTCGGCGCTGATCGAGCATCTGAAGGCGCAGCCGCGGGCGGTGATCGTCAACAACACCTCGGTGCTCGCCTTCACGCCGCTGGCCAGCACGGCGGTCTATTCGGCCAGCAAGGCCGCGCTGCACAGCTACACGCTGTCCCAGCGCTTCATGCTGCGCGACACCAGCGTCACCGTGCAGGAAATCGCGCCGCCCTGGGTCAACACCGACCTGATCAGGAAAGGCGACGACCCCCGCGCCATGCCGCTGGACGCCTTCATCGAACAGACGATGGCCGCGCTGGCCACCGACGCGGAGGAGGCCATCGTCGAAAGCGCCCGTCCCATGCGCGACAACGCCGGCCCGAACGAGCACGCTCTGGTGATGGGATTCAACAGCTACATCGCCGAGAATCCGATCCCGGTCTGA
- a CDS encoding GlxA family transcriptional regulator, whose protein sequence is MLTIGFVVFDDFQVMGMAALSAFEMANLVLDRPAYRVHVLSERGGPVRNSLGFAIDTDPFGDGFHDTTITIGSLRVKPSTPGLLSYLRDAAATSRRIAGICTGAYVLAEAGLLDGRRATTHWNHARKLQRLYPKVKVEEDRIFSVDGSVWTSAGMTAGIDLAMALVEDDFGAEVAKQVARKLVVYLRRPGGQSQFFALLDLEPRSDRVRRVLVYAKENLKNELSVEELAEAATLSPRQFSRLFRQETGQTPAKAVEHLRLEAARVMMEEGRHSMDIIARETGFADRERMRRAFLRAYGQPPQVVRRAVESGRLSALE, encoded by the coding sequence ATGCTCACCATCGGATTCGTGGTGTTCGACGATTTCCAGGTGATGGGCATGGCCGCGCTGTCGGCCTTCGAGATGGCCAATCTCGTGCTCGACCGCCCGGCCTACCGGGTCCATGTGCTGTCGGAGCGGGGAGGGCCGGTGCGCAACTCGCTGGGCTTCGCCATCGACACCGACCCGTTCGGTGACGGCTTCCACGACACGACCATCACCATCGGGTCGCTGCGGGTCAAACCCTCCACACCCGGCCTGCTCAGCTATCTGCGCGACGCCGCCGCCACCTCGCGGCGGATCGCCGGCATCTGCACCGGCGCCTATGTGCTGGCCGAGGCCGGCCTGCTCGACGGGCGCCGCGCCACCACCCATTGGAACCACGCCCGCAAGCTCCAGCGCCTCTATCCCAAGGTGAAGGTGGAGGAGGACCGGATCTTCAGCGTTGACGGCTCCGTCTGGACCTCCGCCGGGATGACCGCCGGCATCGATCTCGCCATGGCGCTGGTCGAGGACGATTTCGGAGCCGAGGTCGCCAAGCAGGTGGCGCGCAAGCTGGTGGTCTACCTGCGCCGTCCCGGCGGGCAGTCGCAATTCTTCGCCCTGCTGGATCTGGAGCCGCGCTCCGACCGGGTCCGGCGGGTGCTGGTCTACGCCAAAGAGAACCTTAAGAACGAGTTGTCTGTCGAGGAACTGGCGGAGGCGGCGACTCTCAGCCCGCGCCAGTTCAGCCGCCTGTTCCGCCAGGAGACCGGCCAGACCCCGGCCAAGGCCGTCGAGCATCTGCGGCTGGAGGCGGCGCGCGTCATGATGGAGGAAGGGCGCCACTCCATGGACATCATCGCCCGCGAGACCGGCTTCGCCGACCGCGAGCGCATGCGCCGCGCCTTCCTGCGCGCCTACGGCCAGCCGCCCCAGGTGGTCCGCCGCGCGGTGGAGAGCGGCCGCCTGTCGGCGCTGGAGTGA
- a CDS encoding oligopeptide/dipeptide ABC transporter ATP-binding protein, with translation MPPDAALATPAVSAPVAATPVLRVSGLSVEYRTARGVVHALDDVSFELAPGETLGIVGESGCGKSTLARAVVRLLDPSAGAIRLGDTDITHASRRRMRAARRDLQMVLQDPAASLDPRWTVGDLLAEPLDIHGIGTRAERRARVADLLGKVGLPPGAAQRRPHEFSGGQRQRIGIARALALEPKVVVLDEPVSALDVSVQAQILNLLTDLQRTLGVSFLFIGHDLSVVEYVSDRVAVMYLGRIVELGGRDSLWRRPAHPYTRALLDAAPRIDGPSAPAGPGLTGDTPSPYDLPPGCRFHTRCPIAADVCRRESPAMRALSPGHHVACHFAEGGSEAAIPQPAING, from the coding sequence ATGCCCCCTGACGCCGCCCTCGCCACGCCCGCGGTTTCCGCCCCCGTCGCCGCCACCCCGGTGCTGCGGGTGAGCGGGCTGTCCGTCGAGTATCGGACGGCGCGCGGCGTGGTCCACGCGCTGGACGACGTGTCCTTCGAACTGGCGCCCGGCGAGACGCTGGGCATCGTCGGCGAATCCGGCTGCGGGAAATCGACGCTGGCGCGGGCGGTGGTCCGGCTGCTCGACCCCAGCGCCGGCGCCATCCGGTTGGGGGACACGGACATCACCCACGCCTCGCGGCGGCGGATGCGCGCGGCGCGGCGCGACCTCCAGATGGTGTTGCAGGACCCGGCGGCCTCGCTCGATCCGCGCTGGACGGTCGGCGACCTGCTGGCCGAGCCGCTGGATATCCACGGCATCGGCACCCGGGCCGAGCGGCGCGCGCGCGTCGCCGACCTGCTGGGCAAGGTGGGGCTGCCGCCCGGGGCGGCGCAGCGTCGGCCGCACGAGTTCTCCGGCGGCCAGCGCCAGCGCATCGGCATCGCTCGCGCGCTGGCGCTGGAGCCGAAGGTCGTGGTTCTGGACGAGCCCGTCTCGGCGCTCGACGTTTCGGTCCAGGCGCAGATCCTCAATCTGCTGACCGACCTCCAGCGGACGCTGGGCGTCAGCTTCCTGTTCATCGGCCATGACCTGTCGGTGGTGGAGTATGTCTCCGATCGCGTGGCGGTGATGTATCTCGGCCGGATCGTCGAACTGGGCGGCCGCGACAGCCTGTGGCGCCGGCCCGCCCATCCCTACACCCGTGCCCTGCTCGACGCCGCCCCGCGCATCGACGGTCCGTCCGCTCCCGCCGGGCCGGGTTTGACCGGCGACACGCCCAGCCCCTACGATCTGCCGCCGGGCTGTCGTTTCCACACCCGCTGCCCGATCGCCGCCGACGTCTGCCGGCGCGAGTCACCGGCCATGCGGGCGTTGTCGCCGGGCCATCACGTCGCCTGCCATTTCGCGGAGGGTGGGTCTGAGGCAGCCATTCCGCAACCAGCGATCAACGGCTGA
- a CDS encoding ABC transporter ATP-binding protein — protein sequence MSHDVPKEPVLAVDGLSIGFQTRRGLLPAVRDLSFSVGSGEMLAIVGESGCGKSLTALALLGLIPPPGRVTGGTVRLEGRDLLALDEAALRRVRGARIAMIFQEPMTALNPVLTVGEQIMEAILEHEPVSRKAARERTLALLERVRIPDPERRFAEYPHRLSGGMRQRVMIAMALAGAPAVLVADEPTTALDVTIQAQILGLIDELRREQGTAVVFITHDLGVVSRYVDRVLVMYAGRKVEERDTRDLFADPLHPYTRGLIAAQPRAGAGAAGAVRERLAEIPGTVPALAAMPPGCAFAPRCPLADERCVQAVPPPRRAGSGLVACHHAGETHAP from the coding sequence ATGAGCCACGACGTGCCGAAGGAACCGGTGCTGGCCGTCGATGGCCTGTCGATCGGCTTCCAGACCCGCCGCGGCCTGCTGCCGGCGGTGCGCGATCTGTCCTTCTCGGTCGGGAGCGGCGAGATGCTCGCCATCGTCGGCGAGAGCGGCTGCGGCAAGTCGCTGACCGCGCTGGCCCTGCTTGGCCTCATCCCGCCGCCCGGCCGGGTGACCGGGGGCACGGTGCGGCTGGAGGGCCGCGACCTGCTGGCGCTCGACGAGGCGGCGCTGCGGCGCGTGCGCGGCGCCCGCATCGCGATGATCTTCCAGGAGCCTATGACCGCGCTCAACCCGGTGCTGACCGTGGGTGAGCAGATCATGGAGGCGATCCTCGAACACGAGCCGGTCAGCCGAAAGGCGGCGCGCGAGCGGACTCTGGCGCTTCTGGAACGGGTGCGCATTCCCGATCCGGAGCGCCGCTTCGCCGAATACCCGCACCGCCTGTCGGGCGGCATGCGCCAGCGGGTGATGATCGCCATGGCGCTGGCCGGCGCCCCGGCCGTGCTGGTCGCCGACGAGCCGACGACCGCGCTCGACGTCACCATCCAGGCGCAGATCCTCGGCCTGATCGACGAGCTGCGGCGGGAGCAGGGCACCGCCGTGGTCTTCATCACCCACGACCTCGGCGTGGTGTCGCGCTATGTCGACCGCGTTCTGGTGATGTACGCCGGTCGCAAGGTGGAGGAGCGGGACACCCGCGACCTCTTCGCCGATCCGCTCCACCCCTACACCCGCGGCCTGATCGCGGCGCAGCCGAGAGCCGGGGCCGGAGCGGCCGGCGCGGTGCGGGAGCGTCTGGCCGAAATTCCCGGAACCGTGCCGGCGCTGGCGGCGATGCCCCCCGGCTGCGCCTTCGCTCCGCGCTGTCCGCTGGCCGACGAACGCTGTGTCCAGGCCGTTCCGCCGCCGCGGCGGGCCGGAAGCGGCCTTGTCGCCTGCCATCATGCGGGAGAGACCCATGCCCCCTGA
- a CDS encoding ABC transporter permease, whose amino-acid sequence MALPETASLPPARADFRDTTVGRLLRRPSALLGLILLAGILAMAAFADIAFTGDPLDMAGMPLLRPGEDAAFPLGTDMMGRDLASGIFHGARVSLLIGGVAALVSLVIGIGIGSLAGYYGGRIDRALMRVTELFQTIPPFLFTLALVAILQPSIATITAAIGITSWSGLARLVRAEVLRLRNSELAQASIILGASDARIIVRHILPNALAPVIVSASILVATAILTESSLSFLGLGDPNVVSWGGMVGAGRETIRTDPHVAAIPGVAIVIAVLALNLLGDGLNDVLSGKGERR is encoded by the coding sequence ATGGCTCTTCCCGAGACCGCTTCCCTCCCGCCGGCGCGGGCGGATTTCCGCGACACCACCGTCGGGCGGCTGCTGCGCCGTCCGTCGGCGCTGCTGGGGCTGATCCTGCTGGCCGGCATCCTCGCCATGGCGGCCTTCGCCGACATCGCCTTCACCGGCGACCCGCTGGACATGGCGGGGATGCCGCTGCTGCGCCCGGGCGAGGACGCCGCGTTTCCCCTCGGCACCGACATGATGGGCCGGGATCTGGCGTCGGGCATCTTCCACGGTGCCCGCGTCTCGCTGTTGATCGGCGGGGTGGCGGCCCTGGTGTCGCTGGTGATCGGCATCGGCATCGGCTCGCTCGCCGGCTATTACGGCGGGAGGATCGACCGGGCGCTGATGCGGGTGACCGAGCTGTTCCAGACCATTCCGCCCTTCCTGTTCACGCTGGCCCTGGTCGCCATCCTGCAGCCGTCCATCGCCACCATCACCGCGGCCATTGGCATCACCTCCTGGTCGGGGCTGGCGCGGCTGGTGCGGGCGGAGGTGCTGCGGCTGCGCAACAGCGAGCTGGCCCAGGCCTCGATCATCCTCGGCGCGTCCGACGCCCGGATCATTGTCCGGCACATCCTGCCGAACGCGCTGGCGCCGGTGATCGTGTCGGCCTCCATCCTGGTGGCGACCGCCATCCTCACCGAATCCTCGCTGTCCTTCCTCGGCCTCGGCGATCCCAACGTCGTCAGCTGGGGCGGCATGGTCGGGGCGGGGCGCGAGACGATCCGCACCGATCCGCACGTCGCCGCCATTCCCGGCGTGGCCATCGTCATCGCCGTGCTGGCGCTGAACCTGCTGGGCGACGGGCTGAACGACGTGCTGAGCGGCAAGGGGGAACGGCGATGA
- a CDS encoding ABC transporter permease, translated as MLTYLRRSAAQVVFVLLGIALINFFLLHLAPGDAAQVLAGESGAATPEYMEALRRQFGLDQPLHVQFLRYLGNLVTFDLGYSFRQSLPVSELILQRLPATLLLMGTAIGFALVAGCSLGFLAARQAGKLTDTVISIVALLFYATPVFWVGIMLIVVFSVILDWLPVGGMTSVEANLSGLALVGDVALHLVLPAVTLGLFYLAIYARLMRAAMLEVYGQDFVRTARAKGVRPRRIAWRHVLRNALLPIVTTLGVQLGSILGGAVLVETVFSWPGLGRLAFAALFQRDLNLLLGILFCSSVVVVLVNIAVDLVYTLLDPRIELN; from the coding sequence GTGCTGACCTATCTCAGGCGCAGCGCCGCCCAGGTGGTCTTCGTCCTCCTGGGCATCGCGCTGATCAACTTCTTCCTGCTGCATCTGGCGCCCGGCGACGCGGCCCAGGTGCTGGCGGGGGAGTCCGGGGCGGCGACGCCGGAGTATATGGAGGCGCTGCGGCGGCAGTTCGGGCTCGACCAGCCACTCCACGTCCAGTTCCTGCGCTATCTCGGCAATCTGGTGACCTTCGACCTCGGCTATTCCTTCCGCCAGTCGCTGCCGGTGTCGGAGCTGATCCTGCAGCGCCTTCCGGCGACGCTGCTGCTGATGGGAACGGCCATCGGCTTCGCGCTGGTCGCCGGCTGCTCGCTGGGCTTCCTCGCCGCCCGGCAGGCGGGGAAGCTGACCGACACGGTGATCTCCATCGTGGCGCTGCTGTTCTACGCCACCCCGGTCTTCTGGGTCGGCATCATGCTGATCGTCGTCTTCTCCGTCATCCTGGACTGGCTGCCGGTCGGCGGAATGACCAGCGTCGAGGCCAACCTCAGCGGCCTTGCCCTGGTCGGCGACGTGGCGCTGCATCTGGTGCTGCCGGCGGTGACGCTCGGGCTGTTCTACCTCGCCATATACGCCCGGCTGATGCGGGCGGCGATGCTGGAGGTCTACGGCCAGGACTTCGTCCGCACCGCGCGGGCCAAGGGGGTGCGGCCCCGCCGCATCGCCTGGCGCCACGTGCTGCGCAACGCCCTGCTGCCGATCGTCACCACGCTCGGCGTGCAGCTCGGCTCCATCCTCGGCGGGGCGGTTCTGGTGGAGACGGTGTTCTCCTGGCCGGGGCTGGGCCGGCTGGCCTTCGCGGCGCTCTTTCAGCGCGACCTCAATCTGCTGCTCGGCATCCTCTTCTGCTCGTCGGTGGTCGTGGTCCTCGTCAACATCGCGGTCGATCTCGTCTACACGCTGCTCGACCCTCGCATTGAACTCAACTGA
- a CDS encoding ABC transporter substrate-binding protein, producing MMGRDRQVGTGIRRRLVVAAAAMMTAAVVVGVLPGSLESAAAQEARQGGTLSIILQPEPVTLTPSTNMAQPTQVVAGNIFDGLVTYDFELKPKPALAERWEVAPDGLTITFHLRSGVKWHDGKPFSAADVKWSLENVWKTIHPRNKSLFENVTQVDTPDDATVILRLSKPSLPILSVLNGVGAPILPKHLYEGTDVLNNPYNNKPVGTGPFVFKEWKRGEFVELTRNPDYWEAGKPHLDRLLFRMIPDAAARAAAIEKGEIQYAPYNPVPFRDAERLAKMPRLKVDTRGYEWLSPLLYLDFNIENQYLKDVRVRRAIAHAIDRAALAKIVWFGYAKPAISPVPSSLVTFHNAKLPQYPFDVKKAEALLDEAGLKRDANGVRFTLTHDFLPYGDDYRRTGEFLKQALKRVGIEVTIRSQDSAAFIKRVYVDRDFDFAISYNNAFPDPQIGVVRAFWSGWLGTGTPWTNGSGYRNAKADALIQAAGVEGDPATRVAQFNEFQDIVLGDVPSLPLLELNFFSVYSADLQGIVEQGDQVYSSLKNARFVDAPKGN from the coding sequence ATGATGGGACGGGATCGGCAGGTCGGAACGGGGATTCGCCGGAGGCTGGTGGTGGCCGCGGCGGCGATGATGACGGCCGCGGTGGTGGTCGGCGTGCTTCCGGGCTCGCTGGAAAGCGCCGCGGCGCAGGAGGCGCGCCAGGGCGGCACGCTCAGCATCATCCTGCAGCCGGAGCCGGTGACCCTCACGCCCTCGACCAACATGGCGCAGCCGACCCAGGTGGTTGCCGGCAACATCTTCGACGGCCTGGTCACCTACGACTTCGAGCTGAAGCCGAAACCGGCCCTGGCCGAACGCTGGGAGGTGGCGCCCGACGGGTTGACCATCACGTTCCACCTGCGCAGCGGTGTGAAATGGCATGACGGGAAGCCCTTCTCCGCCGCCGACGTGAAATGGTCGCTGGAGAATGTCTGGAAAACCATCCACCCGCGCAACAAGTCGCTGTTCGAGAACGTCACCCAGGTCGACACCCCGGACGACGCCACCGTCATCCTGCGCCTGTCCAAGCCGTCGCTGCCGATCCTGTCGGTGCTGAACGGCGTCGGCGCCCCGATCCTGCCCAAGCACCTCTACGAGGGCACCGACGTCCTCAACAACCCGTACAACAACAAGCCGGTCGGCACCGGCCCCTTCGTCTTCAAGGAGTGGAAGCGCGGCGAGTTCGTCGAGCTGACCCGCAACCCGGATTATTGGGAGGCCGGCAAGCCGCACCTCGACCGGCTGCTGTTCCGCATGATCCCCGACGCGGCCGCCCGCGCCGCGGCGATCGAAAAGGGGGAGATCCAGTACGCCCCCTACAACCCGGTGCCCTTCCGCGACGCCGAGCGGCTGGCCAAGATGCCGCGCCTGAAGGTCGACACCCGCGGCTACGAATGGCTGTCGCCGCTGCTCTACCTCGATTTCAACATCGAGAACCAGTATCTCAAGGACGTCCGGGTGCGCCGGGCCATCGCCCACGCCATCGACCGCGCCGCCCTGGCGAAGATCGTCTGGTTCGGCTACGCCAAGCCGGCGATCAGCCCGGTGCCGTCGTCGCTCGTCACCTTCCACAACGCCAAGCTGCCGCAGTATCCCTTCGACGTGAAGAAGGCCGAGGCGCTGCTGGACGAGGCCGGCCTCAAGCGCGACGCCAACGGCGTGCGCTTCACGCTGACCCATGACTTCCTGCCCTACGGCGACGATTACCGCCGCACCGGCGAGTTCCTCAAGCAGGCGCTGAAGCGCGTCGGCATCGAGGTGACCATCCGCTCGCAGGACAGCGCCGCCTTCATCAAGCGCGTCTATGTCGACCGTGATTTCGACTTCGCCATCTCCTACAACAACGCCTTCCCCGATCCGCAGATCGGTGTGGTGCGCGCCTTCTGGTCGGGCTGGCTCGGCACCGGCACGCCCTGGACCAACGGGTCGGGCTACCGCAACGCCAAGGCCGACGCGCTGATCCAGGCGGCCGGCGTCGAGGGCGATCCGGCCACGCGCGTCGCCCAGTTCAACGAGTTCCAGGACATCGTCCTAGGCGATGTGCCCTCGCTGCCGCTGCTGGAGCTGAACTTCTTCTCGGTCTATTCGGCCGACCTCCAGGGCATCGTCGAGCAGGGCGATCAGGTCTACTCCTCGCTGAAGAACGCCCGCTTCGTCGACGCCCCGAAGGGGAACTGA
- a CDS encoding sigma-54-dependent Fis family transcriptional regulator — MKSARTAHIDELLRVSEGVGSGRDAIIQESWRRCVADHKLDPAVAREAYILPHERLRVHRDAMDEFLRMARFGLEALYRQVAGMGYVLLLTDSNGITVDFIGDPTFDDHLRHAGLYLGADWNEGRAGTCAVGTCIATGEPLTVHQTDHFDATHIGLTCTASPVYDSGGELAAVLDISALRSPEPKISQHLALQMVRGYAHKIETANLYNNFRRDWVVKLSSSQEFAEVDPDLVVALDGAGRIIGFNDRARRVLTQGENSGAPLLGRSFSDVFDAEVDDLLRFVRSMPSDQRTLRLKRCGTPLFAQAMPPPAITVPRPRPAEETKLPTPLQAVSGGDPALASMLARAAKLVNTRMSLLIHGETGTGKEHFAKALHRASVRAGKPFVAVNCAALPESLIESELFGHEPGSFTGAASRGKKGLVLEADGGTLFLDEIGDMPLSSQTRLLRVLAEREVTPVGRTRAVSVDVRVIAATHRNLVDLVKSGAFRDDLYFRLNGAVFTLPPLRQRGDLDWLIDRLLAERVDREGIDFAITAPALAALRAHSWPGNVRELVNVLDYACAVCADGMITLDDLPEPVHRSGEFEAWPADAPPLSFPAAADDQADRLREALRRQHWNVSAVARDLGVDRSTIHRQMRRHGIVPPHRA; from the coding sequence ATGAAAAGCGCGCGGACGGCGCACATCGACGAGCTTTTGCGCGTTTCCGAAGGGGTGGGGTCCGGGCGTGACGCGATCATCCAGGAGTCCTGGCGCCGTTGCGTGGCCGACCACAAGCTCGACCCGGCTGTCGCGCGCGAGGCCTACATCCTGCCTCACGAACGGCTGCGCGTGCACCGCGACGCGATGGACGAGTTCCTGCGCATGGCGCGCTTCGGGCTGGAGGCGCTGTACCGGCAGGTGGCGGGCATGGGCTATGTGCTGCTGCTGACCGACAGCAACGGCATCACCGTCGATTTCATCGGCGACCCGACCTTCGACGATCACCTGCGCCACGCCGGGCTGTATCTGGGGGCGGATTGGAACGAGGGGCGCGCCGGCACCTGCGCCGTCGGCACCTGCATCGCGACGGGCGAGCCGCTGACCGTGCACCAGACCGACCATTTCGACGCCACCCACATCGGCCTGACCTGCACGGCCTCCCCCGTCTACGACAGCGGCGGTGAGCTTGCCGCGGTCTTGGACATCTCGGCGCTGCGCTCGCCGGAACCGAAGATCAGCCAGCATCTGGCGCTGCAGATGGTCCGCGGCTACGCGCACAAGATCGAGACGGCCAACCTCTACAACAACTTCCGGCGGGACTGGGTGGTCAAGCTCTCCTCCTCGCAGGAGTTCGCGGAGGTCGACCCGGATCTGGTCGTCGCGCTGGACGGCGCCGGCCGGATCATCGGTTTCAACGACCGCGCCCGCCGGGTTCTGACGCAGGGCGAGAACAGCGGCGCGCCTCTGCTCGGCCGCTCCTTCTCCGACGTCTTCGACGCGGAGGTGGACGACCTGCTGCGGTTCGTGCGCTCCATGCCGTCCGACCAGCGCACGCTGCGGCTGAAGCGCTGCGGCACCCCCCTCTTCGCCCAGGCGATGCCGCCGCCGGCCATCACCGTGCCGCGCCCGCGCCCCGCGGAGGAGACCAAACTGCCGACGCCGCTCCAGGCCGTGTCCGGCGGCGACCCTGCCCTGGCGTCCATGCTGGCGCGGGCGGCGAAGCTGGTGAACACGCGCATGAGCCTGCTGATCCACGGCGAGACCGGAACCGGCAAGGAGCATTTCGCCAAGGCCCTGCACCGGGCCAGCGTGCGCGCCGGGAAACCCTTCGTCGCCGTGAACTGCGCCGCCCTGCCGGAATCGCTGATCGAAAGCGAGCTGTTCGGGCACGAGCCCGGTTCCTTCACCGGCGCGGCGTCGCGCGGCAAGAAGGGTCTGGTGCTGGAGGCGGATGGCGGCACCCTGTTCCTGGACGAGATCGGGGACATGCCGCTGTCCTCGCAGACCCGCCTGCTGCGCGTGCTGGCGGAGCGGGAGGTGACTCCGGTCGGCCGAACCAGGGCCGTGTCGGTGGACGTGCGCGTGATCGCGGCGACGCACCGCAATCTGGTCGACCTCGTGAAGTCCGGCGCCTTCCGCGACGACCTGTATTTCCGCCTGAATGGCGCCGTCTTCACCCTGCCGCCGTTGCGCCAGCGCGGCGACCTCGACTGGCTGATCGACCGTCTGCTGGCCGAGCGGGTGGACCGCGAGGGCATCGACTTCGCCATAACCGCTCCGGCTCTGGCGGCCTTGCGCGCCCACAGCTGGCCCGGCAACGTGCGGGAACTGGTGAACGTGCTCGACTATGCCTGCGCCGTCTGCGCGGACGGAATGATCACGTTGGACGACCTGCCCGAACCGGTCCATCGCAGCGGCGAGTTCGAGGCCTGGCCGGCTGACGCCCCGCCACTGTCGTTCCCCGCCGCGGCGGACGATCAGGCCGACCGCCTGCGCGAGGCGCTGCGCCGGCAGCACTGGAACGTGTCGGCCGTGGCGCGCGACCTGGGGGTCGACCGCTCGACCATCCACCGCCAGATGCGCCGCCATGGGATCGTGCCGCCGCATCGGGCGTAG
- a CDS encoding NAD(+)/NADH kinase, whose amino-acid sequence MVPVVGIIANPVSARDIRRVVANAASLQITDRANIVLRVLAALRACGVADVLMMPEQGGIRGHVERGVARARAHGDTPYPAIHLVDMPVTGTVADTHRAATAMRQAGVAAVVVLGGDGTHRAVAAHCGDMPIAGISTGTNNAFPEHREPTITGLATGLAVTGRVPASIAFSMNKRIDVCVNGGDVREIALVDVALVTERYIGARALYRTENFRELFVTFADPEVIGMSAIAGLLEPVARDESGGLMVRLATPAQRQAGNCRTELRAPIAPGMVTAVGVTDWRRMPAGVPFVPEVKAGSIALDGEREVSFSARDRVSLTLRDDAFRTVDVSGCMRFAAQNRLLAGVPAPAPATLSKAAL is encoded by the coding sequence GTGGTTCCGGTTGTCGGCATCATCGCCAATCCAGTCTCCGCCCGTGACATACGCCGGGTCGTCGCCAACGCGGCCAGCCTGCAGATCACGGATCGGGCGAACATCGTCCTGCGCGTCCTGGCCGCACTCCGCGCCTGCGGGGTGGCCGACGTCCTGATGATGCCGGAGCAGGGCGGCATTCGCGGCCATGTGGAGCGCGGCGTCGCCCGCGCCCGCGCGCACGGCGACACGCCCTATCCCGCCATTCACCTCGTGGACATGCCGGTGACTGGCACCGTTGCCGACACCCACCGGGCCGCCACGGCCATGCGGCAGGCCGGCGTGGCCGCCGTCGTGGTGCTGGGCGGCGACGGCACGCATCGCGCCGTGGCCGCCCATTGCGGCGACATGCCCATCGCCGGCATCTCCACCGGCACCAACAACGCCTTCCCCGAACACCGGGAGCCGACCATCACCGGGCTGGCGACCGGCCTTGCGGTGACGGGCCGGGTGCCCGCCTCCATCGCCTTTTCCATGAACAAGCGCATCGACGTCTGCGTCAACGGCGGCGATGTGCGGGAGATCGCGCTGGTGGACGTGGCGCTGGTGACGGAGCGCTACATCGGCGCCCGCGCGCTTTACCGGACGGAGAATTTCCGGGAGCTGTTCGTGACCTTCGCCGATCCGGAGGTGATCGGCATGTCCGCCATCGCCGGCCTGCTGGAACCCGTCGCCCGCGACGAGAGCGGCGGGCTGATGGTCCGCCTCGCCACGCCCGCCCAGCGGCAGGCCGGCAATTGCCGGACCGAGCTGCGCGCCCCCATAGCGCCGGGGATGGTCACCGCGGTCGGCGTCACCGACTGGCGCCGCATGCCGGCCGGCGTGCCCTTCGTTCCGGAGGTGAAGGCGGGCTCCATCGCGCTGGATGGCGAGCGCGAGGTGTCCTTTTCGGCGCGCGACCGCGTGTCCCTGACATTGCGGGACGACGCCTTCCGCACCGTCGACGTGAGCGGCTGCATGCGGTTCGCCGCCCAGAACCGGCTGCTAGCCGGCGTTCCGGCGCCCGCCCCGGCCACGCTCTCAAAAGCCGCCCTTTAA